A DNA window from Terriglobales bacterium contains the following coding sequences:
- a CDS encoding TolC family protein, whose amino-acid sequence LAQANLALELAQTRYNLGLGSIVELSQAQLQQTQAVIADTQAGYDYRLAMATLKFQTTGL is encoded by the coding sequence TGCTCGCCCAGGCGAACCTGGCGCTGGAGCTGGCACAGACCCGCTACAACCTCGGCCTCGGCTCCATCGTCGAACTCAGCCAGGCGCAGTTGCAGCAGACCCAGGCGGTCATCGCCGACACCCAGGCCGGCTACGATTACCGCCTGGCAATGGCCACGCTGAAGTTCCAGA